One window of Deltaproteobacteria bacterium genomic DNA carries:
- a CDS encoding BrxE family protein codes for MKSVERLLDLDFLLKLRLVVARYGEMDSARWWNTQGLLGRYGAVALARGFPRTHPFVQARIVFAVARSRCHEVFDPPGCMTLWSLPAAIEEQFDSHWQTWLDQMREWTPFLKSIEQLSGELLGILQDLALITPAQVETVGKLRRSAEGRAVPLPGAHHPSNDSLSLLAASFSCGEPGNLAVPYARLSA; via the coding sequence ATGAAGTCTGTAGAGCGCCTACTTGATCTTGATTTCCTGTTGAAACTGCGTCTTGTCGTCGCACGTTACGGTGAGATGGATAGTGCGCGCTGGTGGAACACGCAGGGGCTCTTAGGCCGGTACGGCGCGGTTGCTCTAGCGCGTGGTTTTCCTCGGACACATCCTTTTGTTCAAGCTCGTATTGTCTTTGCTGTCGCTCGTAGCCGTTGCCACGAGGTGTTTGATCCCCCAGGATGTATGACACTCTGGAGCTTACCAGCAGCGATTGAAGAACAGTTTGATTCACATTGGCAGACGTGGCTCGATCAAATGAGGGAATGGACACCGTTTTTAAAAAGCATCGAACAACTCTCTGGCGAGTTGTTAGGCATTCTGCAAGATCTAGCACTCATCACGCCAGCTCAAGTCGAAACGGTAGGAAAGCTTCGCCGCTCAGCAGAAGGACGAGCCGTGCCACTTCCAGGAGCGCATCATCCTAGTAACGATAGTCTCAGCTTGCTGGCTGCTAGTTTCTCGTGCGGTGAGCCAGGCAATTTAGCGGTTCCCTATGCAAGATTATCCGCCTGA
- a CDS encoding DUF1819 family protein has product MQQMSRAQVVSSFTIIKGSLIEETYIAFQGWDFSLSKVQNLSRIKETNSIGATSTNWLRDVAFVLSRRFDLNGRDRSLVELAQAGCDREVWKPLLLWHMTRDEFLVRDFLVNWLFPQYTEGAYRLQAEDLYPYLEMLPEKSGIKTEHWTKSTLLRVASGLLRIAVDFGLMTGAVVREFTSYHLPESSFLYLVHAMAEQEHNANQIVHSPDWRLFLMAPEDVERELFRLHQYRKLHYDVAGSLAQLTLPHRSVADYAKELAL; this is encoded by the coding sequence ATGCAGCAGATGTCACGAGCCCAAGTTGTTTCATCCTTTACCATTATTAAAGGTTCACTGATTGAGGAGACCTATATTGCGTTTCAAGGATGGGACTTCTCATTGTCAAAGGTTCAGAATCTCAGCCGCATAAAAGAGACTAATTCAATTGGTGCAACGAGTACCAATTGGTTACGAGATGTGGCTTTCGTACTCAGTCGCCGCTTCGACCTTAATGGCCGAGACCGGAGCCTTGTCGAACTCGCTCAAGCTGGATGTGACCGCGAGGTGTGGAAGCCGCTCTTGCTATGGCATATGACACGGGACGAATTCCTCGTGCGTGATTTTCTCGTGAATTGGTTGTTTCCTCAATACACCGAAGGAGCCTACCGTCTCCAGGCAGAGGATCTCTATCCCTACCTGGAGATGCTCCCAGAAAAGAGCGGCATAAAGACAGAACACTGGACAAAGTCAACTCTATTGCGCGTTGCTTCTGGGCTTCTCCGGATTGCGGTCGATTTCGGTTTGATGACCGGAGCAGTGGTCCGGGAATTTACTTCCTACCACCTTCCTGAATCGAGCTTTCTCTATCTTGTCCACGCTATGGCCGAGCAAGAGCACAACGCCAATCAGATCGTACACTCACCGGACTGGCGATTATTTCTCATGGCTCCAGAAGATGTAGAGCGCGAGTTATTTCGCTTGCATCAATATCGCAAGTTGCATTACGACGTTGCCGGGAGTTTGGCGCAACTGACATTGCCGCATCGCTCAGTTGCCGACTATGCGAAGGAGTTGGCGCTATGA
- a CDS encoding DUF1788 domain-containing protein, with the protein MSDWKQRLRNTLEPLLRQPDPRPHISAYHDMPYALFYYPPEEEFAVRAELALLKTRLEQAGKRVTVISLAECLAAALQAEGMTDASLAEAEKSVGLDATIETIHEVLSTYQPLDDLVAARMPTDPDPLRDLAFIVRAGSLFPVYRTSSLLEQLKGKVQVPSILFYPGALEGAAGLRFMGVLDADHNYRPKIF; encoded by the coding sequence ATGAGTGACTGGAAACAACGGCTCAGAAACACCCTGGAGCCATTGCTACGGCAACCTGACCCGCGACCCCATATCAGCGCCTATCACGATATGCCTTATGCGCTTTTCTACTATCCGCCAGAAGAGGAATTTGCGGTGCGGGCAGAGCTGGCCTTACTAAAGACACGACTGGAGCAGGCGGGAAAACGAGTGACGGTCATCTCTTTAGCCGAGTGTTTGGCCGCCGCACTGCAAGCGGAGGGAATGACGGACGCATCTCTGGCTGAAGCGGAAAAGAGTGTTGGGCTCGACGCCACAATCGAAACGATCCATGAGGTGCTGAGCACCTATCAGCCCTTGGATGATCTGGTTGCTGCTCGTATGCCTACCGATCCTGATCCGCTCCGCGATCTTGCCTTCATCGTGCGTGCAGGCTCTCTCTTCCCTGTATACCGAACCTCCTCGCTTCTCGAACAGCTCAAGGGGAAAGTGCAAGTGCCGAGCATCCTTTTCTATCCGGGAGCACTGGAGGGCGCGGCTGGTTTACGTTTTATGGGGGTGCTTGATGCCGATCATAACTATCGGCCCAAGATCTTTTGA
- a CDS encoding Fic family protein produces the protein MRAGRYVNQAEGYRAFLPASLPPTPSIQMDGEFTRLLSDADRALGRLDGVATVLPNPDLFVAMYVKHEAVFSSQIENTQSTLEDVLEYEVDAKGEMRPKDVEEVVNYIRAMNHGLARLKDLPLCLRLIREIHAELLKGVRGSQRTPGEFRRSQNWLGPAGCTLKDAEFVPPPPHEMLQSLDNFEKFLHDRSSLPVLVHCGLAHAQFETIHPFLDGNGRVGRLLITLLLCERQALQRPLLYLSYYLKPHRAQYYDRLMAIRNEGDWEGWLKFFLRGVYEISMTATETARAILALREQHREMIMQQLSSTANGLKLLDYLFERPLLSIRMVAQHLNCSYGTAGSIIQQLEKLNILREITGQQRNRLFRYDPYIALFDRQALSLPPAEEAQEIATTND, from the coding sequence ATGCGGGCTGGAAGATACGTGAATCAAGCCGAAGGCTATCGAGCTTTTCTCCCAGCCTCGCTACCCCCGACCCCATCGATTCAGATGGATGGAGAGTTTACCCGTCTCCTCTCCGATGCAGACCGCGCTTTGGGTCGTCTCGATGGCGTGGCAACTGTCCTGCCAAATCCGGATCTCTTCGTGGCCATGTACGTCAAGCATGAGGCGGTGTTCAGCTCCCAGATCGAGAACACCCAAAGTACGCTGGAAGATGTACTTGAATACGAGGTTGATGCCAAAGGGGAAATGCGACCGAAAGATGTTGAAGAGGTCGTCAATTACATTCGCGCTATGAACCACGGTCTCGCACGGCTGAAGGATCTCCCCTTATGTCTGCGACTGATCCGAGAAATCCACGCGGAACTGCTCAAAGGAGTGCGTGGAAGCCAGCGTACCCCTGGAGAGTTCCGCCGTTCACAAAATTGGCTCGGCCCTGCTGGTTGTACGCTTAAGGATGCAGAGTTTGTCCCGCCGCCGCCGCATGAAATGCTTCAGTCCTTGGATAACTTCGAGAAGTTCCTGCATGATCGCAGTTCGTTGCCGGTCTTGGTGCATTGCGGACTGGCGCATGCGCAGTTCGAAACGATCCACCCCTTCCTCGACGGTAATGGTCGGGTTGGTCGTCTCCTCATTACTCTCCTCCTGTGCGAACGGCAGGCGCTCCAGCGTCCGCTATTGTACTTAAGCTACTATCTCAAGCCGCATCGCGCGCAGTATTACGACCGACTCATGGCGATCCGCAACGAAGGCGATTGGGAAGGATGGCTCAAGTTTTTCCTCCGCGGCGTTTACGAGATCAGCATGACCGCAACAGAAACGGCCCGGGCAATTCTTGCCCTCCGTGAACAGCACCGCGAGATGATTATGCAGCAGTTGTCGAGTACCGCCAATGGTTTGAAACTGCTGGATTATTTGTTCGAACGGCCACTTCTTTCTATTCGGATGGTGGCACAGCACCTCAACTGCTCCTATGGGACTGCCGGGAGCATCATCCAGCAGCTAGAGAAACTCAACATTCTTCGCGAGATCACCGGCCAGCAGAGGAATCGCCTTTTTCGCTATGATCCGTACATTGCGTTGTTTGACCGCCAAGCGCTCTCGTTACCTCCTGCCGAAGAAGCACAAGAGATTGCCACCACGAACGACTAA
- a CDS encoding DUF1566 domain-containing protein, with protein MKTISRLLSCRERKNILSIKKKWLFVAAAMFSLSLSSSIASAGVDLAALCQAAKIKAAGKRVQCLALERAKTQLGRAADPGKCEADFDNALAKADAAAAAKGAACRYLDNGEGTISDLDTLLQWEKKDASGGIHDQDALYTWSSRQRGSFDGTAITVLVQGLNFNCQTALSTDGTIIKRGFVDQCDWRLPSVVELATLVDLNAPGCGSGSPCIDAVFNNGTDSFTQPAAYWSSSSHATSSLPAWLVNFNSGVGGFANKVVPLYVRVVRGGR; from the coding sequence ATGAAAACTATTAGTCGTTTGTTGAGCTGCCGGGAGAGGAAAAACATACTCTCAATAAAAAAGAAATGGCTGTTCGTCGCGGCTGCGATGTTCAGTCTCTCGCTGTCTAGTAGCATAGCCAGCGCGGGCGTGGACCTGGCGGCGCTTTGCCAAGCCGCCAAAATCAAAGCTGCGGGCAAACGCGTGCAATGTCTCGCGTTGGAGCGCGCCAAGACGCAACTGGGCAGAGCCGCCGATCCGGGAAAGTGCGAAGCCGACTTTGATAATGCGCTAGCGAAGGCTGATGCCGCAGCGGCCGCAAAAGGAGCAGCCTGTCGGTATCTCGACAACGGCGAGGGCACGATCAGTGATTTGGACACCTTGTTGCAGTGGGAAAAGAAAGACGCCAGCGGCGGCATCCATGATCAGGATGCGCTCTATACGTGGTCGAGCCGACAAAGAGGATCGTTTGATGGAACCGCTATAACGGTGCTCGTGCAAGGTCTGAATTTCAATTGTCAGACGGCTCTGAGTACGGATGGGACCATCATCAAAAGAGGATTTGTCGACCAGTGTGACTGGCGGCTCCCCTCAGTCGTGGAGCTAGCAACCCTGGTGGATCTGAATGCGCCCGGATGCGGTAGCGGGTCGCCCTGCATCGACGCGGTGTTCAATAACGGGACGGACAGTTTTACGCAGCCGGCAGCGTACTGGTCGTCGTCGTCCCATGCGACAAGCTCACTGCCCGCGTGGCTCGTCAACTTCAATAGCGGCGTTGGCGGGTTTGCCAACAAGGTAGTTCCTCTCTACGTCCGCGTTGTACGGGGCGGGCGGTGA
- a CDS encoding CocE/NonD family hydrolase — protein MHAIDGARCFQAMVPMRDGVRLNTFVFLPENGGPRYPVILQRTPYGITSPEGQHVTDCTKGWLPDPKAPLRGSILRGWREIVRHGYAAVYQDTRGRYGSEGEDHVYGDDAADGYDTLAWIANEPWSNQHVGLSGSSAGATTALAAASQRHPSVRAFFAQVGGSSIYDDVVYEGQSIEMERLWLWVARNIPGLSPSHREAVMRRHGLSAEQLAAVAASANARYLALDAARQTTPPFIESTDWMRLPLTGYPDFSVWQPYLDEILSHPAPDAFRARHNFRATINVPGFHVTTWFDIFLTSVLAAFTDIHSRVGNQRLWIGPNAHYFVYERNFWPRDPYFEWFDHWLKGEPTRIMEEPAVFYAPRAWVADSKNYVATDWCHAEHWPPSGTVQQRLYLTGDGRLSADGPSGDTRSYRYDPNRPIPTLGGRNMLIDSGPRDQRPVHVLPNYGLIYRSEVLNEDLTIAGAVGVTLHIQSNCQDTDFVAKLIELHPDGCALLLMDGVVRAMYRDAEARPQPLVPDQVYQVTMHLGDIHHTFPAGSRLQVDITSSNFPRRARNTNSGNAVLANDIAADIQIATNVVHHSKEQPSFIVLPVLPAL, from the coding sequence GGGCTGGTTGCCGGACCCCAAGGCTCCCTTGCGTGGCTCGATTTTGCGGGGCTGGCGCGAGATCGTGCGTCATGGCTATGCCGCAGTCTACCAAGATACGCGGGGACGCTACGGCTCTGAGGGCGAAGATCATGTCTATGGCGACGATGCTGCGGACGGATACGACACGCTCGCATGGATCGCCAATGAACCCTGGTCGAATCAGCACGTGGGGCTGTCGGGTTCGTCCGCCGGGGCGACGACGGCGCTGGCGGCCGCCTCGCAGAGGCATCCCAGCGTGCGTGCGTTTTTCGCGCAAGTCGGCGGATCGAGTATCTATGACGATGTGGTCTACGAAGGCCAATCGATTGAGATGGAACGGTTATGGCTCTGGGTGGCCAGAAACATTCCAGGGCTTTCGCCTTCCCACCGTGAGGCGGTGATGCGGCGGCACGGTCTGAGTGCCGAGCAACTGGCCGCCGTCGCCGCTTCGGCCAATGCACGGTATCTGGCGCTGGACGCCGCGCGGCAGACAACCCCGCCCTTCATTGAGTCCACCGACTGGATGCGCTTGCCGCTGACTGGGTATCCAGACTTCTCGGTGTGGCAGCCCTACCTGGACGAAATCCTCAGCCATCCCGCCCCGGATGCGTTTCGCGCCCGGCATAATTTTCGCGCCACGATCAACGTGCCCGGATTTCACGTCACCACCTGGTTCGATATTTTTCTGACCAGCGTCTTGGCGGCCTTTACCGACATCCACTCTCGTGTCGGCAACCAGCGGCTGTGGATTGGACCCAACGCTCATTACTTTGTGTACGAACGCAATTTCTGGCCACGCGATCCGTACTTTGAGTGGTTTGACCACTGGCTCAAAGGCGAGCCCACCAGAATTATGGAAGAGCCAGCGGTTTTCTATGCGCCGCGCGCGTGGGTCGCGGATTCTAAAAACTACGTGGCCACTGACTGGTGCCACGCGGAACACTGGCCGCCGTCAGGAACCGTCCAGCAGCGGCTCTATCTGACTGGTGACGGTCGCCTCAGCGCGGACGGCCCCAGCGGCGACACGAGAAGTTATCGCTACGATCCCAACCGTCCGATTCCGACGCTCGGCGGTCGCAATATGTTGATCGACAGCGGGCCGCGTGATCAACGCCCAGTGCACGTGTTGCCGAACTATGGGTTGATCTATCGGAGTGAGGTCCTGAACGAGGATCTCACTATAGCCGGAGCGGTGGGCGTCACGCTTCACATTCAATCGAATTGCCAGGATACCGATTTTGTTGCAAAGCTCATTGAGCTGCACCCAGACGGCTGCGCGTTGCTACTGATGGATGGGGTAGTGCGCGCAATGTATCGCGACGCTGAAGCTAGGCCACAGCCCTTAGTGCCAGATCAAGTCTACCAAGTGACGATGCATCTGGGCGATATCCATCATACGTTTCCGGCCGGCAGCCGCCTGCAAGTGGATATTACCAGTAGCAACTTTCCCCGCCGCGCCCGCAACACCAACAGCGGCAACGCCGTACTGGCCAACGACATTGCGGCGGATATCCAGATCGCCACCAATGTCGTCCATCATAGTAAAGAGCAGCCGTCGTTCATCGTGCTCCCCGTGCTACCTGCCTTATAG